Proteins from one Cryptomeria japonica chromosome 4, Sugi_1.0, whole genome shotgun sequence genomic window:
- the LOC131047848 gene encoding polygalacturonase 1 beta-like protein 1 codes for MECRAILLGLVVCALAITTCEGGGAQPFAAKASLLRFWRRTLPTARLPPFLLDKASPLDATSVALFSGYMKNHTLSDHIASFCTAADLLCTRKTVDEQKVVSSPSDFESYTTDKDFKKYNADDNAFKNYSDNSNVVKDDFKGYGPKSSGIQNFQNYAPDSNVVDEGFANYATDSSSAIQEFTSYSDHANVIKNDFATYGKDANGILPQFTSYANNSNIITNDFKAYDQGGNSPLKQFKSYADNGNLARNDFQNYAAGANGAFEQFTSYAAGANVPQNVFKAYGKDGNDASLFFTNYGKNDNSASNEFAGYNEGSNAASGADFASYAKNSTFKTYANTGPTFSDYTNTTSTGGEAGKFFRENLLVQGKTLPMPDIKDYMPKRSFLPGSLAKNLPFSTQTLPELMKTFHIPENSTMSSIMERTLRDCERPAVKDEIKKCVRSVEGMAEFAVSVLGSKVEILTTESTAGSRSQVSVGAVTGKDGGKITRSVSCHQSLFPFLVYYCHAVPKVKVYQAELLSMEEKKKINNGVAICHLDTTQWSTNHAAFMALGHEPGKIEVCHWIFENDLIWVPISA; via the exons ATGGAATGCCGCGCGATCCTGCTGGGTTTGGTTGTATGCGCACTCGCG ATAACTACATGTGAAGGCGGAGGAGCGCAGCCGTTTGCAGCCAAGGCATCTCTGTTACGTTTCTGGCGTCGCACATTGCCCACTGCGAGGCTCCCACCATTCTTGCTGGACAAAGCGTCTCCTCTTGACGCTACTTCCGTTGCTCTGTTTTCTGGCTACATGAAAAACCACACGCTCTCTGATCACATCGCGTCATTCTGCACAGCTGCGGATCTTCTCTGCACTCGCAAAACAGTGGATGAACAGAAAGTCGTTTCCAGCCCATCAGATTTCGAGAGCTACACCACCGATAAAGATTTCAAAAAGTACAACGCCGACGACAACGCTTTCAAAAACTACTCCGATAACTCCAACGTAGTAAAGGACGACTTCAAAGGATACGGCCCGAAATCCAGCGGCATTCAGAATTTCCAAAACTACGCCCCGGATTCCAATGTCGTCGACGAGGGCTTCGCCAACTATGCCACCGACAGCAGCTCCGCAATCCAGGAATTCACGAGCTACTCAGACCATGCCAATGTCATCAAAAACGACTTTGCCACCTACGGCAAGGACGCCAACGGGATTCTGCCCCAGTTCACCAGTTACGCCAACAATTCCAATATCATCACCAACGATTTCAAGGCCTACGACCAGGGCGGAAACAGCCCTCTTAAGCAATTCAAGTCCTATGCCGACAACGGCAACTTGGCCAGGAACGACTTTCAGAACTACGCGGCCGGCGCAAACGGGGCGTTCGAGCAATTCACAAGCTATGCCGCCGGAGCAAATGTGCCGCAGAATGTGTTCAAGGCTTATGGAAAGGACGGCAACGATGCCTCGCTTTTCTTCACCAACTATGGCAAAAATGATAACAGCGCTTCCAACGAGTTTGCTGGGTACAACGAAGGCTCCAATGCCGCCTCCGGCGCGGATTTCGCTTCGTATGCCAAAAATTCAACCTTCAAAACTTACGCCAATACCGGCCCGACGTTCTCtgactacaccaacaccacttctaCAGGCGGGGAAGCTGGGAAGTTCTTCAGGGAGAATTTGCTGGTTCAGGGCAAAACTCTCCCCATGCCCGATATCAAGGATTACATGCCCAAAAGATCGTTTCTTCCTGGATCCTTGGCAAAAAATCTGCCGTTTTCTACCCAGACGCTGCCGGAGCTGATGAAGACGTTTCACATTCCGGAGAACTCGACAATGTCGTCGATCATGGAGCGGACGCTGCGAGATTGCGAAAGGCCGGCGGTGAAGGATGAAATAAAGAAATGCGTGAGATCGGTGGAAGGCATGGCGGAGTTTGCAGTATCAGTGTTGGGTTCCAAGGTGGAGATTCTCACCACAGAAAGCACGGCGGGTTCTAGAAGCCAAGTTTCTGTCGGCGCCGTCACGGGAAAAGACGGCGGGAAGATCACAAGGTCGGTGTCGTGCCATCAGAGTCTGTTTCCGTTTCTGGTTTATTACTGCCATGCTGTGCCCAAGGTTAAAGTTTACCAGGCTGAACTGTTGTcaatggaggagaagaagaagataaacAATGGAGTCGCCATTTGTCATTTGGACACCACACAGTGGAGTACAAATCATGCGGCATTCATGGCACTGGGACATGAGCCAGGGAAGATTGAGGTCTGCCATTGGATTTTCGAAAACGATCTCATCTGGGTGCCGATCTCTGCTTAA